The following nucleotide sequence is from Futiania mangrovi.
GCATAATCCCCGCGCAGCGTCGCCTCCTGGAACTCCGCGCAGAGCCTTGGCGCGATGTTCGCCGTCACGGAGATGCAGCCGATGCCGCCATGCGCGTTGAAGCCCAGCGCGGTCGCATCCTCGCCCGAAAGCTGGATGAAATCCGCGCCGCAGTGCTGACGTTGCAGGCTCACCCGTTCCATCTTCGCGGTCGCGTCCTTCACGCCGACGATGTTGGCGACCTCGCGGGCAAGCCGAGCCATGGTCTCCACGCTCATGTCGATCACCGACCGGCCGGGAATGTTGTAGATGAAGACCGGCAGTTGGGGTGCGCTGTCCGCCACCGCCTTGAAGTGCTGGAACAGCCCCTCCTGCGTCGGCTTGTTGTAATAGGGCGTCACCACCAGCGCCGCGTCCGCGCCGGCCTCCGCCGCGTGGATGGTGAAGTCCACCGCCTCGGTCGTGTTGTTCGAGCCCGTGCCCGCGATGATCGGCACGCGGCCCGCGGCCTGTTCGATGACGATCTCGATGACGGACTTGTGCTCCTCGTGGCTCAGCGTCGGGCTCTCGCCCGTCGTGCCCACGGGGACGATCCCGTGCGTGCCTTCCGCGACATGCCAGTCGACGAGGCCGCGCAGCGCTTTTTCGTCCACCTTGCCGTCCTTGAAGGGCGTCACGAGTGCAACGATGGAGCCACGGATGCGCGATGTGTCCTTGATCTGGTCTGGCATGGAAGTCCGGCCTTGCGGGTTGTGGTTCTGCTTCGCACCATGGAAGCGGTGCGTGACCCTAGCGGCGGTTCTGCCACGCGGCAAGCCGTGAGCGGGCACGCGCAGCCGGGAGCGGCGCCGCCGGGTTCGGATTGCTTCTAGCCCGAAAGCGGGCGACCGTCACCCGGTGTTGCGATTCGCCGTGCCTCGCGTTTCGTTCGCCAGGAAAGGGATTGCCCGATGCGTTCCGTCTTCGCCGCCCGTGTCCTGCTGCCGCTGGCGCTCGCGCTGGTTCCGGCGACGCTGACGTCCGCGCGCGAGATCAGTGCCGCGACCGTGCCCCTGTCCGTGCCGAAGCCCGGCTTCCGGACGGAGGCGTTCGCACGTGCCGCCGACGCCATCGCCGCCGCGCGGGAGGGTGACTGGCTGCGTGCGAAAGCCGCGGCGGCGCGCTCCGGCCTGCCGGTCGCCAACGACGTCGTTCGCTGGCTCGCCTTCACCGAGAACGGGGAGGCCTATGCGTTCAGCGAACTGCGGGCCTTTCTCGACTCCCACCCGCACTGGCCAGGGCAATGGCGCATCGTGCGTGCAGCGGAGAAGGCCGCACTCGAGCAGGCGACCCATGCCGAAGCCCTCGCCTGGTTCGAGCGCCATCCGCCGCGCACCGGCCCCGGCATGCAACGGCTGGGCGAGGCGCTGATCGCAACGGGCAAGCGGGCGGAGGGGCTGGCCACCATCCGGCGCGCCTGGAGGGAGGGGCATTTCTCGTCGACCGGCGAACGTGCCTTTCTCGACGCCCATGCCACGCATCTTCAGACCGCAGACCATGTGACCCGCCTCGACCGCCTGCTGTGGGAGGGAGAGCTTTCCCAGGCGGCCGACCTTCTGACCCTCGTACCGGGCGATGCGCGCGCGGTCGCCGAGGCCCGCATTGCGCAGCAGCGCCGGGCACGCGATGCAGACCGGCTTTGGTCGCGCCTGCCTGCCAGCGCGCAGGCCCAACCCGGCGCGGCATTCGACCGGGCGCGCCTGCTTCAGCGCAAGGGCGAATATCTCGAGGCGATCTCCGTTCTCGACCGTGTGAAGGACACGCCGCCCCCCTTCGGCGCAGAAGGGGCATGGCGGATCCGGCATTACCTCGCGCGCGAGGGGCTGGACCTCGACAACCCGCGCGCAGCCTACGCCGCCGCCAGCAATCACGGCCTGACCGAAGGCGTGGAGTTTGCCGAGGCCGAGTGGCTCCTCGGCTGGATCGCCCTGCGCTTCCTCGACGATCCCGCCCGCGCCCTGCCCCATTTCGTGCGCCTGTTCGAGGGCGTGTCGAGCCCGATCAGCCTGTCGCGCGGGGCTTATTGGGCGGGCCGTGCCGCGGAGGCTCAGGGCGATGCGTCCGCGGCGCGCGGCTGGTACGGGAAGGCCGCGGAGCACCTCTTCACCTACTACGGACAGCTGGCGGGGGAGAAGCTGGGCATCGGGCCGACGCGGCTTTCCGCCGTGCCTGTGCCGGCCGCAGAAGACCGCCGCGCGTTCGAGCGGCGCGACCTCGTGCAGGCCGCCCGCCTGCTTGTCGAGCTTGGCCTGCACGACATGGCCGACAGCGTGTTGTTCGCGCTCGCCCGGCAGCTGGAGACGGCCGTCGACCAGGTCCTTCTGGGAGAGATCGTCGGCGATCTCGACCGCGATCACCGCCGCGTCCTGCTCGGCAAGTTGGCGATCCGCGACGGTGTGCTCGTCCCCGACAACGCCTTTCCTCTCTACGGCTTCCCGACGTTCGCGGAGGCGCGGGAGCCGGAACTTGCCCTCGTCCACGCGCTCTCCCGCCAGGAAAGCGCCCTCAACCCCTTCGCGGTCAGCCCGGCGGGCGCACGCGGCCTGATGCAGCTTATGCCGGACACCGCCCGCGCGGTCGCAAGCACGCTCGACCTGAAGTTCGACGCCGACCTGCTGACCGCGGACCCGGCCTATAACGCCACGCTCGGCATGGCCCATCTGCGCGAACTGCTGGAGCGCTACAACGGCTCCTACATCCTCACCCTTGCCGCCTACAATGCCGGCCCCGCGCGGCCCGACGAGTGGATCCGCCGGTTCGGCGACCCCCGCGATCCGGCGGTCGACCCGGTGGACTGGGTGGAGCGGATACCCTTCTCCGAGACCCGCAACTATGTGCAGCGCATCATCGAGTCCCTTCAGGTCTATCGCGCGCGGCTCGACGATGGCACCTTGCGGCTCAACACGACGCGCGACCTGAGCCGGGGCAACCGGCCCTGAGTGCGCCACCTGTGGAGGGGATGCACACCATGACGGACACCGGCCCGGATACCCGTTTCGCCCGAACCCGCGTCGCCGTTTTCGACGCTTATGGCACGCTGTTCGACGTCGCGGCCGCGGCGCGCCATCTCGCGGATGAGATCGGCCCGCAGTGGCAGACCCTGTCGGCTGTCTGGCGGGAGAAGCAGCTTCAATACACCTGGCTGCGCGCGGTGATGAACCGCCATACGGACTTCTGGTCGGTGACGCGCGACGGTCTCGACTACGCGCTGGAGACCGCGGACCTCGGCGGCGACGCGGGGCTGCGCCAGCGCCTTCTCGACCTCTACTGGCAGCTCGACGCCTACCCCGAAGTGCCGGAGGTACTGCGCGCGCTGAAGCGCAAGGGAATCGCGACCGCAATCCTGTCGAACGGCTCGCCGGACATGCTGGCCGCCGCCGTGGAGAGTGCCGGCATCGGCCCTCTGCTCGACGACGTGATCTCGGTTGAGGATGCGGGCGTCTTCAAGCCCGATTTTTCCGTCTACCGTCTCGCCAGCGACCGGATGGCGGCCTTCCCGCCGGACATCGCGTTCTTCAGCTCCAACGGCTGGGATGCGGCGGGGGCTGCCGCCTTCGGCTTTGCGGTCTGCTGGGTGAACCGCGCGGGCGCACCGCAAGAGCGGCTGCCCT
It contains:
- a CDS encoding haloacid dehalogenase type II, encoding MHTMTDTGPDTRFARTRVAVFDAYGTLFDVAAAARHLADEIGPQWQTLSAVWREKQLQYTWLRAVMNRHTDFWSVTRDGLDYALETADLGGDAGLRQRLLDLYWQLDAYPEVPEVLRALKRKGIATAILSNGSPDMLAAAVESAGIGPLLDDVISVEDAGVFKPDFSVYRLASDRMAAFPPDIAFFSSNGWDAAGAAAFGFAVCWVNRAGAPQERLPWTPDRVVADLTPLPSFLGDAA
- a CDS encoding lytic transglycosylase domain-containing protein; this translates as MRSVFAARVLLPLALALVPATLTSAREISAATVPLSVPKPGFRTEAFARAADAIAAAREGDWLRAKAAAARSGLPVANDVVRWLAFTENGEAYAFSELRAFLDSHPHWPGQWRIVRAAEKAALEQATHAEALAWFERHPPRTGPGMQRLGEALIATGKRAEGLATIRRAWREGHFSSTGERAFLDAHATHLQTADHVTRLDRLLWEGELSQAADLLTLVPGDARAVAEARIAQQRRARDADRLWSRLPASAQAQPGAAFDRARLLQRKGEYLEAISVLDRVKDTPPPFGAEGAWRIRHYLAREGLDLDNPRAAYAAASNHGLTEGVEFAEAEWLLGWIALRFLDDPARALPHFVRLFEGVSSPISLSRGAYWAGRAAEAQGDASAARGWYGKAAEHLFTYYGQLAGEKLGIGPTRLSAVPVPAAEDRRAFERRDLVQAARLLVELGLHDMADSVLFALARQLETAVDQVLLGEIVGDLDRDHRRVLLGKLAIRDGVLVPDNAFPLYGFPTFAEAREPELALVHALSRQESALNPFAVSPAGARGLMQLMPDTARAVASTLDLKFDADLLTADPAYNATLGMAHLRELLERYNGSYILTLAAYNAGPARPDEWIRRFGDPRDPAVDPVDWVERIPFSETRNYVQRIIESLQVYRARLDDGTLRLNTTRDLSRGNRP
- the dapA gene encoding 4-hydroxy-tetrahydrodipicolinate synthase, giving the protein MPDQIKDTSRIRGSIVALVTPFKDGKVDEKALRGLVDWHVAEGTHGIVPVGTTGESPTLSHEEHKSVIEIVIEQAAGRVPIIAGTGSNNTTEAVDFTIHAAEAGADAALVVTPYYNKPTQEGLFQHFKAVADSAPQLPVFIYNIPGRSVIDMSVETMARLAREVANIVGVKDATAKMERVSLQRQHCGADFIQLSGEDATALGFNAHGGIGCISVTANIAPRLCAEFQEATLRGDYAAALTIQDKLMPLHNALFVESNPTPAKFGLSVLGKCEEEARLPLVSVTDATRGLMRDAMRHAGLIN